A window from Streptomyces sp. NBC_00335 encodes these proteins:
- a CDS encoding nucleotidyltransferase domain-containing protein — MEHRGLDAYGYFEREGSLGQVQAEFRGLVAAVRERIGEAYGRRLHSAYLYGSVPRGNARPGRSDLDLLIALHHAPGGEDRDTAEALARGIDEEFAEIDGVGILLYGKDRLLSEQERYDLGWFLACLCTPLLGADLAEHLPRYRPDGLLARETNGDLAELLPRVRERIREAATPEEYRKLCRGVSRHLVRTGFTLVMPRWGGWTSDLTESAEVFAQYYPERADQMRAAAAAALDPVADPAVLRAYVEDLGPWLADEYTTRHGTKTPRPAG; from the coding sequence ATGGAGCACAGAGGCCTCGACGCGTACGGGTACTTCGAGCGCGAAGGCTCGCTCGGGCAGGTGCAGGCCGAGTTCCGGGGGCTCGTCGCCGCCGTGCGGGAGCGGATCGGGGAGGCGTACGGGCGACGCCTGCACAGCGCCTACCTGTACGGGTCCGTGCCGCGCGGGAACGCCCGGCCCGGGCGGTCCGACCTCGACCTGCTGATCGCCCTGCACCACGCGCCCGGCGGGGAGGACCGCGACACCGCCGAGGCGCTGGCGCGCGGCATCGACGAGGAGTTCGCGGAGATCGACGGGGTCGGGATCCTGCTGTACGGCAAGGACCGGCTGCTGAGCGAGCAGGAACGTTACGACCTGGGCTGGTTCCTCGCCTGCCTGTGCACCCCGCTGCTCGGCGCGGACCTGGCCGAGCACCTGCCCCGCTACCGGCCCGACGGCCTGCTCGCCCGCGAGACCAACGGCGACCTCGCCGAGCTGCTGCCCAGGGTGCGCGAGCGGATCCGGGAGGCGGCCACCCCGGAGGAGTACCGCAAGCTGTGCCGGGGCGTCTCGCGGCACCTCGTACGGACCGGGTTCACCCTCGTCATGCCGCGGTGGGGCGGCTGGACCAGCGACCTCACCGAGTCGGCGGAGGTGTTCGCGCAGTACTACCCCGAGCGCGCCGACCAGATGCGCGCCGCTGCCGCCGCCGCGCTGGACCCGGTCGCCGACCCGGCCGTGCTGCGCGCCTACGTCGAGGACCTCGGGCCGTGGCTCGCGGACGAGTACACGACCCGGCACGGGACGAAGACGCCCCGGCCGGCGGGCTAG
- a CDS encoding MBL fold metallo-hydrolase, whose translation MTDAAALPGQPRGMVASGPATARAVNVLAPNASPMTLDGTNTWLVSEPGSDLAVVIDPGPLDDVHLRAVIAAAEGAGKRVALTLLTHGHPDHAEGAARFAELTRTKVRALDPALRLGDEGLAAGDVIRTGGLELRVVPTPGHTADSLCFHLPADRAVLTGDTILGRGTTVVAHPDGRLGDYLDSLRRLRSLTVDDGVHTVLPGHGPVLDDAQGAVEFYLAHRAHRLAQIETAVENGLVTPEAVVAHVYADVDRSLWPAAEWSVRAQLEYLTEHGLIPGAPD comes from the coding sequence ATGACCGATGCCGCCGCCCTGCCCGGCCAGCCCCGCGGAATGGTTGCCTCCGGACCCGCCACCGCCCGCGCGGTGAACGTCCTGGCCCCGAACGCCTCCCCGATGACCCTCGACGGCACCAACACCTGGCTCGTCTCCGAGCCCGGCTCCGACCTGGCCGTGGTGATCGACCCCGGCCCGCTGGACGACGTACACCTGCGCGCGGTGATCGCCGCCGCCGAGGGGGCGGGCAAGCGGGTCGCGCTCACCCTCCTCACCCACGGACACCCCGACCACGCGGAGGGCGCGGCCCGCTTCGCCGAGCTGACCCGGACGAAGGTGCGCGCCCTGGACCCGGCCCTGCGCCTGGGCGACGAGGGCCTGGCCGCCGGGGACGTCATCCGCACGGGCGGTCTGGAGCTGCGCGTGGTGCCGACGCCCGGCCACACCGCGGACTCGCTCTGCTTCCACCTGCCCGCCGACCGCGCGGTCCTGACCGGCGACACGATCCTGGGGCGGGGCACGACGGTCGTCGCGCACCCCGACGGGCGCCTGGGCGACTACCTGGACTCCCTGCGCCGGCTGCGCTCGCTGACGGTCGACGACGGGGTCCACACGGTGCTCCCGGGGCACGGGCCGGTCCTGGACGACGCGCAGGGAGCGGTGGAGTTCTACCTCGCCCACCGGGCGCACCGCCTCGCGCAGATCGAGACGGCGGTCGAGAACGGCCTGGTCACCCCCGAGGCGGTCGTCGCCCACGTCTACGCGGACGTGGACCGGTCGCTGTGGCCGGCCGCGGAGTGGTCCGTACGCGCGCAGCTGGAGTACCTGACGGAGCACGGGCTGATCCCCGGGGCCCCGGACTGA
- a CDS encoding NUDIX hydrolase: protein MPNGQYGQQETSAGGQWYPPEWPDRIRALADGALTPVEPRRAATVMLLRDTPDGPAVHMLRRRVEMAFAGGAYAYPGGGVDPRDEDHLIGWAGPSRAEWAERMGTDPATAQAIVCGAVRETFEEAGVLLAGESADTVVGDTTGEDWEAARAALVARELSFAEFLDRRGLVLRSDLLGAWARWITPEFEPRRYDTWFFVAALPEGQRTRNASTEADRTVWIRPADAAAGYDKGELLMMPPTITTLRSLEPYASPAEALAAAGAQDLTPVLAQATLTDGELVLSWPGHDEFTKRVRLTAPGTPGPAHPGGAPA, encoded by the coding sequence ATGCCGAATGGTCAGTACGGTCAGCAAGAGACCTCCGCCGGAGGTCAGTGGTACCCCCCGGAGTGGCCCGACCGGATCCGCGCCCTCGCGGACGGCGCCCTCACCCCGGTGGAACCGAGGCGCGCCGCCACCGTGATGCTGCTGCGCGACACCCCCGACGGCCCCGCCGTGCACATGCTGCGCCGCCGCGTCGAGATGGCCTTCGCCGGAGGCGCCTACGCGTATCCCGGCGGCGGCGTGGACCCCCGGGACGAGGACCACCTCATCGGCTGGGCCGGCCCGAGCCGTGCCGAGTGGGCGGAGCGCATGGGCACCGACCCGGCCACCGCCCAGGCGATCGTCTGCGGAGCCGTCCGGGAGACCTTCGAGGAGGCCGGGGTGCTGCTCGCGGGCGAGTCCGCGGACACCGTCGTCGGCGACACCACCGGCGAGGACTGGGAGGCCGCCCGCGCGGCCCTGGTCGCCCGTGAGCTGTCCTTCGCCGAGTTCCTCGACCGGCGGGGCCTGGTCCTGCGCTCCGACCTGCTCGGCGCGTGGGCCCGCTGGATCACCCCGGAGTTCGAGCCGCGCCGCTACGACACCTGGTTCTTCGTCGCGGCCCTCCCCGAGGGGCAGCGCACCCGCAACGCCTCCACCGAGGCCGACCGCACGGTCTGGATCCGTCCGGCCGACGCCGCCGCCGGCTACGACAAGGGCGAGCTGCTGATGATGCCGCCCACCATCACCACCCTGCGCTCCCTGGAGCCGTACGCGAGCCCCGCGGAGGCCCTCGCGGCGGCCGGCGCCCAGGACCTGACCCCGGTCCTCGCCCAGGCCACCCTCACGGACGGGGAGCTGGTGCTCAGCTGGCCGGGCCACGACGAGTTCACCAAGCGGGTCCGCCTCACGGCTCCCGGCACCCCCGGCCCCGCGCACCCCGGAGGAGCCCCCGCATGA
- a CDS encoding RidA family protein, giving the protein MSGVVEAKLAELGLTLPEVVPPLATYQPAVRSGAYVYTAGQLPMVKGNLPVTGKVGAEVSAEQAKELAATCALNALAAVKSVIGDLDKIARVVKVVGFIASAPDFTAQPGVLNGASELLGAVLGDKGVHARSAVGVAVLPLDAPVEIEIQVELVPGA; this is encoded by the coding sequence ATGAGCGGAGTCGTCGAGGCGAAGCTGGCCGAGCTCGGCCTGACCCTCCCCGAGGTCGTCCCGCCGCTGGCCACCTACCAGCCGGCCGTGCGCTCGGGCGCCTACGTGTACACCGCGGGGCAGCTCCCGATGGTGAAGGGCAACCTGCCGGTCACCGGCAAGGTCGGCGCGGAGGTCTCGGCGGAGCAGGCCAAGGAACTGGCCGCGACCTGCGCGCTGAACGCGCTGGCCGCGGTGAAGTCCGTCATCGGCGACCTCGACAAGATCGCGCGCGTCGTGAAGGTGGTGGGCTTCATCGCCTCCGCCCCCGACTTCACGGCACAGCCGGGCGTGTTGAACGGCGCGAGCGAGCTGCTGGGCGCCGTCCTCGGCGACAAGGGCGTCCACGCCCGCAGCGCGGTCGGCGTGGCGGTCCTCCCGCTGGACGCCCCGGTCGAGATCGAGATCCAGGTGGAACTGGTTCCTGGAGCCTGA
- a CDS encoding DUF4177 domain-containing protein: MTKKFEYATVPLLVHATKQILDTWGEDGWELVQVVPGPNNPEQLVAYLKREKAA; this comes from the coding sequence ATGACCAAGAAGTTCGAATACGCGACCGTCCCGCTGCTGGTCCACGCCACCAAGCAGATCCTGGACACCTGGGGCGAGGACGGCTGGGAGCTCGTCCAGGTCGTTCCCGGCCCGAACAACCCCGAGCAGCTCGTGGCCTACCTGAAGCGGGAGAAGGCGGCATGA
- a CDS encoding ArsA-related P-loop ATPase, which yields MSRLQVVSGKGGTGKTTVAAALALALAREGKRTLLVEVEGRQGLAQVFGAEALPYEDRKIAVASGGGEVYALAIDAERALLDYLQMFYKLGSAGRALKKLGAIDFATTIAPGLRDVLLTGKACEAVRRKDKSGRFVYDHVIMDAPPTGRITRFLNVNDEVAGLARFGPIHNQAQAVMKVLKSPETAVHLVTLLEEMPVQETADGIAELRQAGLPVGRVVVNMVRPHHLDEDALRAASGERRSDVSRALSRAGLGSARRGGPAERLVDPLLAQASEHASRVELERAQRTVLAGLDVPTYELPLLGAGMDLAGLYGLAAELRKQVGEE from the coding sequence GTGAGCAGGCTCCAGGTGGTCAGCGGCAAGGGCGGCACCGGCAAGACCACGGTCGCCGCGGCACTCGCGCTCGCCCTCGCACGCGAGGGCAAGCGGACTCTTCTCGTGGAGGTCGAGGGCAGGCAGGGCCTCGCCCAGGTCTTCGGGGCGGAGGCGCTCCCCTACGAGGACCGGAAGATCGCCGTCGCCTCGGGCGGCGGGGAGGTCTACGCGCTCGCCATCGACGCGGAGCGGGCGCTCCTGGACTACCTCCAGATGTTCTACAAGCTCGGCTCGGCCGGCCGCGCCCTCAAGAAGCTCGGCGCCATCGACTTCGCGACGACCATCGCGCCGGGACTGCGCGACGTGCTCCTGACGGGCAAGGCGTGCGAGGCGGTCCGGCGCAAGGACAAGTCCGGCCGGTTCGTCTACGACCACGTGATCATGGACGCTCCGCCGACCGGGCGGATCACCCGCTTCCTGAACGTCAACGACGAGGTGGCGGGCCTGGCCCGGTTCGGGCCGATCCACAACCAGGCGCAGGCCGTGATGAAGGTGCTCAAGTCCCCCGAGACGGCCGTGCACCTGGTCACCCTGCTGGAGGAGATGCCCGTGCAGGAGACCGCCGACGGGATCGCCGAGCTCCGCCAGGCGGGCCTGCCGGTGGGGCGGGTCGTCGTCAACATGGTCCGGCCGCACCACCTCGACGAGGACGCCCTGCGCGCCGCCTCCGGCGAGCGGCGCTCCGACGTCTCCAGGGCGCTGTCCCGGGCCGGCCTCGGCAGCGCCCGGCGCGGCGGGCCGGCCGAACGGCTGGTGGACCCGCTGCTCGCGCAGGCCTCGGAGCACGCGAGCCGGGTGGAGCTGGAACGCGCCCAGCGCACCGTACTGGCGGGGCTGGACGTGCCGACGTACGAACTCCCCCTGCTCGGCGCGGGGATGGACCTGGCCGGGCTCTACGGGCTCGCCGCGGAGCTGCGCAAGCAGGTGGGCGAGGAATGA
- a CDS encoding ArsA family ATPase translates to MEMTMEATTMDAPPRLDVDRLLDDPQTRIIVCCGAGGVGKTTTAAALGVRAAERGRKVVVLTIDPARRLAQSMGIDSLDNTPRRVTGVRGPEGADGGGELHAMMLDMKRTFDEIVEGHSDPERAEAILANPFYQSLSAGFAGTQEYMAMEKLGQLRARDDWDLIVVDTPPSRSALDFLDAPGRLGSFLDGKFIRVLMAPAKVGGRAGMKFLNVGMSMMTGTLSKLMGASLLKDVQTFVAAMDTMFGGFRTRADATFQLLQAPGTAFLVVSAPEPDALREAAYFVERLAAERMPLAGLVLNRVHGSGAEQLSAERALAAAENLEEGGIVDQESGKAGLRDSTDPASDSDTDPDARTARETGADAVEADVDVITAGLLRLHAERMQVIAREQRTRDRFTSLHPEVAVAEVAALPGDVHDLAGLRAIGERLAAGVPAGA, encoded by the coding sequence ATGGAGATGACGATGGAGGCGACGACGATGGACGCTCCCCCGCGACTGGACGTCGACCGGCTGCTCGACGATCCGCAGACCCGGATCATCGTGTGCTGCGGCGCGGGCGGCGTCGGCAAGACCACGACCGCCGCGGCGCTCGGGGTACGGGCGGCCGAGCGCGGGCGCAAGGTGGTCGTCCTGACCATCGACCCGGCGCGCAGGCTGGCCCAGTCGATGGGGATCGACTCGCTCGACAACACTCCGCGCAGAGTCACGGGCGTGCGGGGCCCGGAAGGCGCGGACGGCGGCGGCGAACTGCACGCCATGATGCTCGACATGAAGCGGACCTTCGACGAGATCGTCGAGGGCCACTCCGACCCCGAGCGCGCCGAGGCCATCCTCGCCAACCCCTTCTACCAGTCCCTGTCGGCCGGCTTCGCGGGCACGCAGGAGTACATGGCGATGGAGAAGCTGGGGCAGCTGAGGGCCCGGGACGACTGGGACCTGATCGTGGTGGACACCCCGCCGAGCCGCTCCGCGCTGGACTTCCTGGACGCGCCGGGGCGCCTGGGGTCCTTCCTGGACGGGAAGTTCATCCGGGTGCTGATGGCTCCGGCGAAGGTGGGCGGCCGGGCGGGGATGAAGTTCCTCAATGTCGGCATGTCGATGATGACGGGCACGCTGAGCAAGCTGATGGGTGCCTCGCTGCTGAAGGACGTACAGACCTTCGTGGCCGCCATGGACACGATGTTCGGCGGCTTCCGCACCCGCGCGGACGCCACCTTCCAGCTCCTCCAGGCTCCCGGAACGGCGTTCCTGGTGGTCTCCGCGCCCGAACCGGACGCGCTGCGCGAGGCCGCGTACTTCGTCGAGCGGCTGGCCGCGGAACGGATGCCGCTGGCCGGGCTCGTACTGAACCGGGTGCACGGCAGCGGCGCCGAACAGCTGTCGGCGGAGCGGGCGTTGGCCGCCGCGGAGAATCTTGAAGAAGGCGGCATTGTGGATCAGGAGTCCGGGAAAGCTGGACTTCGTGACTCCACGGACCCCGCATCCGACTCCGACACCGACCCCGACGCCCGCACTGCGCGAGAGACCGGCGCCGACGCCGTAGAAGCCGACGTGGATGTGATCACGGCAGGACTGCTCCGCCTGCACGCGGAGCGCATGCAGGTCATCGCGCGCGAACAGCGCACGCGTGACCGCTTCACCTCGCTGCACCCCGAGGTGGCGGTGGCCGAAGTGGCCGCCCTGCCCGGCGACGTACACGACCTCGCCGGGCTGCGGGCCATCGGAGAGCGACTCGCGGCCGGGGTTCCGGCCGGAGCGTAG
- a CDS encoding WhiB family transcriptional regulator translates to MGWVTDWSAQAACRTTDPDELFVQGAAQNRAKAVCTGCPVRTECLADALDNRVEFGVWGGMTERERRALLRRRPTVTSWRRLLETARTEYERSTGILTMDDDEEIGVPYETYAAAG, encoded by the coding sequence ATGGGCTGGGTTACCGACTGGAGTGCGCAGGCAGCCTGCCGCACTACCGATCCGGATGAACTGTTCGTTCAAGGAGCGGCACAGAACAGGGCCAAGGCGGTGTGCACCGGATGTCCGGTGCGGACCGAGTGCCTGGCCGACGCGCTCGACAATCGTGTCGAGTTCGGAGTGTGGGGCGGAATGACCGAGCGGGAGCGACGTGCGCTGTTGCGCCGGCGCCCCACCGTCACCTCGTGGAGGCGACTGCTCGAAACCGCACGCACGGAGTACGAGCGCAGTACGGGCATCCTCACCATGGATGACGATGAGGAGATCGGTGTTCCGTACGAGACGTACGCGGCAGCCGGGTAG